A portion of the Chryseobacterium tructae genome contains these proteins:
- the hppD gene encoding 4-hydroxyphenylpyruvate dioxygenase: protein MSTLTFAEKIAQAENFLPINGTDYIEFYVGNAKQAAHYYKTAFGFQSVAYAGPETGVRDRASYVLQQGKIRLVLTTGLKSDSPINEHVKKHGDGVKILALWVDDAYAAFEETTKRGGKPYLEPVTLTDEHGEVRMSGIYTYGETVHMFVERKNYNGAFMPGYEKWENAYKPEEAGLLYVDHCVGNVDWNRMVPTVEWYEKVMGFVNILSFDDKQINTEYSALMSKVMSNGNGYAKFPINEPAEGKKKSQVEEYLDFYEGEGVQHIAVATKDIIHTVTELKKRGVEFLSAPPEAYYDMVPERVGHIDEDLKKLQELGILIDHDEEGYLLQIFTKPVEDRPTLFFEIIERHGAQSFGAGNFKALFEALEREQERRGNL, encoded by the coding sequence ATGTCAACACTTACATTTGCCGAGAAGATTGCTCAAGCAGAGAATTTCTTACCGATCAACGGTACAGATTATATTGAGTTTTATGTAGGAAATGCAAAACAGGCTGCCCATTATTACAAAACCGCTTTTGGTTTTCAGTCTGTAGCATATGCTGGTCCTGAAACAGGAGTGAGAGACCGCGCATCTTATGTGCTTCAACAGGGAAAGATCAGATTGGTACTTACTACAGGACTTAAATCGGACTCTCCTATCAACGAACACGTAAAAAAACATGGTGACGGAGTAAAAATTTTGGCACTTTGGGTAGATGATGCTTATGCAGCTTTCGAAGAAACAACTAAAAGAGGTGGAAAACCTTATTTAGAGCCTGTAACTTTAACTGATGAGCATGGTGAAGTAAGAATGTCCGGTATCTATACCTATGGAGAAACCGTTCACATGTTTGTGGAAAGAAAAAATTACAACGGAGCTTTCATGCCTGGATACGAAAAATGGGAAAATGCCTATAAGCCTGAAGAAGCTGGTTTATTGTATGTAGACCACTGTGTAGGAAACGTAGATTGGAACAGAATGGTTCCTACGGTAGAATGGTATGAAAAAGTAATGGGATTTGTAAACATTCTTTCTTTTGATGACAAACAGATCAATACAGAATATTCTGCATTGATGTCTAAAGTAATGTCAAATGGAAACGGATATGCAAAGTTCCCTATCAACGAGCCTGCAGAAGGTAAAAAGAAATCTCAGGTAGAAGAATATCTTGATTTTTATGAAGGTGAAGGTGTACAGCACATTGCTGTTGCGACAAAAGACATTATCCATACGGTAACTGAGCTTAAAAAACGTGGTGTAGAGTTCCTTTCTGCTCCACCAGAAGCTTATTATGATATGGTTCCTGAAAGAGTTGGTCATATTGATGAAGATCTTAAAAAACTTCAGGAGTTAGGTATACTTATTGATCATGATGAAGAAGGATATCTATTACAGATCTTTACTAAACCTGTAGAAGACCGTCCTACTCTATTCTTTGAAATCATTGAAAGACATGGTGCACAGAGTTTTGGTGCCGGAAATTTCAAAGCATTATTTGAAGCATTAGAAAGAGAACAGGAAAGAAGAGGTAATCTTTAA
- a CDS encoding GxxExxY protein: MYRLAGPGLYEEVYHQCLEKEFNLLGLKYQSELEIPFLYKGSHIDCKVKCDFLIEELIVLELKSVTEIHQIHKSQTMNYMNLLKVPRSILVNFNVTNLYYEGCEFFASKIFKELPKE, from the coding sequence TTGTATAGACTAGCAGGCCCCGGTTTGTATGAAGAAGTTTATCATCAATGTTTAGAAAAAGAATTTAATCTGTTAGGTTTAAAATATCAAAGTGAACTTGAAATACCATTCTTATATAAAGGAAGCCATATAGACTGTAAAGTAAAATGTGATTTTTTGATTGAAGAATTAATTGTTCTTGAATTAAAATCAGTTACTGAAATTCATCAAATTCATAAATCACAAACTATGAACTATATGAATCTTTTAAAAGTACCCCGTTCAATCTTAGTTAATTTCAATGTCACAAACCTTTATTATGAAGGCTGTGAATTTTTTGCCTCTAAAATATTTAAAGAGCTTCCCAAAGAATGA
- a CDS encoding flavin reductase family protein has translation MKTVIPTELTSVQLQTIMQTAVSPRPIALASTVDKDGNHNLSPFSFFNMFSTVPPILIFSPSRRVRDNTTKHTLENVLEVPEVVIGTVNFPIVQQISLASTEYGTGVNEFVKSGLTMKDADLVQPKLIEECPVNFECKVLEVKSLGDQGGAGNLVICEVQKIHIREEYLNDAGNLDQQKLDMVARLGSNWYSRSNENSLFEVPKPLVTKGIGFDLLPDVIKYSKVFTGNDLGMLANVEILPSGECFSEEHIHQDAQKLLLESKIEEAWKILIK, from the coding sequence ATGAAAACAGTAATTCCCACTGAATTAACCTCCGTACAGCTTCAGACTATTATGCAGACGGCCGTTTCACCACGCCCTATTGCGTTGGCTTCTACGGTGGATAAAGATGGTAATCATAACTTATCTCCATTCAGCTTTTTCAATATGTTCAGTACAGTTCCTCCGATTCTGATCTTTTCGCCATCAAGGAGAGTGCGTGACAATACCACGAAACATACGCTGGAAAATGTATTGGAAGTACCGGAAGTTGTGATTGGAACAGTAAATTTTCCGATCGTACAACAAATTTCTTTAGCTTCTACAGAATATGGAACAGGTGTTAATGAATTCGTGAAATCAGGTCTTACGATGAAAGATGCAGATCTTGTACAACCTAAGCTGATTGAAGAATGCCCTGTAAATTTTGAATGTAAAGTTTTAGAGGTAAAATCTCTGGGCGATCAGGGCGGAGCAGGAAATCTGGTGATCTGTGAAGTTCAGAAGATTCATATCCGTGAAGAATACCTGAATGATGCTGGAAACCTTGATCAACAAAAATTGGATATGGTAGCTCGCTTAGGCAGTAACTGGTATTCCAGAAGTAATGAAAACAGTTTGTTTGAAGTTCCTAAACCTTTGGTAACAAAAGGAATTGGCTTTGATCTTTTGCCGGATGTTATCAAATACAGTAAAGTATTTACAGGAAATGACTTGGGAATGCTGGCAAACGTTGAGATATTACCTTCAGGCGAATGTTTTTCAGAAGAACATATTCATCAAGATGCTCAAAAGCTATTGTTGGAAAGTAAAATTGAAGAAGCCTGGAAGATTTTAATTAAATAA
- a CDS encoding alpha/beta hydrolase family protein has translation MNLTSEKNIYLENKEKKGFLADAFYNDVQKKRPLVIFIHGYKGYKDWGAWDLMAEKFAQAGFFFVKFNFSHNGTTVDNPDHFADLEAFGNNNYSKELSDLGIVIDHFIQNPNVDEEKVILMGHSRGGGISIIKTFEDERINGLITLASVGTLDRFPKGEFFENWKKEGVYYALNGRTQQEMPHYYQFYEDYEKNIHQFDVERATEMAKAHMLIIHGTQDEAVGVKQAEHLHLLHPNSELFLIENGNHTFGAKEPWTDSDLPKDLNTVTEKCIDFLIKNIK, from the coding sequence ATGAATTTGACGAGTGAAAAGAATATTTATTTAGAAAATAAAGAAAAAAAAGGTTTTCTTGCTGATGCTTTTTACAATGACGTTCAAAAAAAACGACCTTTGGTGATCTTTATTCATGGATATAAAGGCTATAAAGATTGGGGAGCTTGGGATTTAATGGCCGAAAAGTTTGCCCAAGCAGGTTTTTTCTTCGTGAAATTTAATTTTTCCCATAATGGAACAACCGTAGATAATCCTGATCATTTTGCTGATCTGGAAGCTTTTGGGAATAACAATTACTCTAAAGAATTGTCTGATTTGGGGATTGTTATTGATCATTTTATTCAAAATCCGAACGTAGATGAGGAAAAGGTTATTCTGATGGGGCATAGCAGAGGAGGAGGGATTTCCATTATTAAAACTTTTGAGGATGAAAGGATCAATGGGTTGATTACGCTGGCCAGTGTAGGTACTTTAGACCGTTTTCCAAAAGGAGAATTTTTCGAAAACTGGAAAAAAGAAGGCGTTTATTATGCTTTAAACGGACGTACCCAACAGGAGATGCCTCATTATTATCAGTTTTATGAGGATTATGAAAAAAATATCCATCAGTTTGATGTAGAAAGGGCAACAGAAATGGCTAAAGCTCACATGCTCATTATTCATGGAACTCAGGATGAGGCTGTAGGCGTGAAACAGGCAGAGCATCTCCATCTCTTACATCCAAATTCAGAGCTCTTTCTTATTGAGAATGGGAATCATACTTTTGGAGCGAAAGAACCTTGGACAGATTCCGATCTACCCAAAGACCTGAATACCGTAACGGAAAAATGTATTGACTTTTTGATCAAAAATATAAAGTAG
- a CDS encoding DUF3037 domain-containing protein: MQEDKIYEYAVIRLVPKVEREEFFNIGLVMFSKKEKFIKIEFYLCPDKFKLMHSKLDYDDIIQNLESFQKIANGEKDGGPIALLDIPERFRWLTAVRSAVVQTSRPHPGKSKDLNTTFGKLFEELVK; this comes from the coding sequence ATGCAAGAGGATAAAATATACGAATACGCGGTAATACGCTTAGTACCAAAAGTTGAGAGAGAAGAATTTTTCAATATCGGACTGGTCATGTTTTCTAAAAAGGAAAAATTTATCAAAATAGAGTTTTATTTATGTCCTGATAAATTCAAACTTATGCACAGTAAACTGGATTATGATGATATCATTCAAAATCTGGAAAGCTTCCAAAAAATAGCGAATGGTGAAAAAGATGGTGGTCCTATTGCTCTGCTTGATATTCCTGAGCGTTTCCGTTGGCTTACTGCTGTAAGAAGTGCTGTTGTACAAACTTCCCGACCTCATCCCGGAAAATCTAAGGATCTGAATACTACTTTTGGTAAACTTTTTGAGGAGTTAGTAAAATAA
- a CDS encoding alpha/beta hydrolase, whose product MKLFNSISTNRFFRSLFFIVLLSSSQIAFSQSFSQSPEKVKRVKSTLLPEIATVTENIVYKTGKKGDSLALDLYTPKNSSGKLPVLIYVHGGGWIEGNKTVHADDYLENTIVKLMAKQYAVITINYTLLNDSTHFPLPLEDTKDAIRWVRKNAEKYNFDTSNIGLFGASAGAHLSLVAAYTPDDTFKGSPDLSSYSAK is encoded by the coding sequence ATGAAATTATTTAACTCCATATCAACGAACAGGTTTTTTAGAAGCCTGTTTTTTATTGTATTATTAAGTTCTTCCCAGATCGCTTTTTCTCAATCATTTTCTCAATCTCCTGAGAAAGTGAAGCGGGTAAAAAGCACGCTCCTGCCGGAAATAGCAACAGTAACTGAGAATATTGTCTATAAAACAGGTAAAAAAGGAGACTCTCTTGCTTTGGATTTGTATACACCCAAAAATTCCTCTGGTAAACTTCCTGTATTAATCTATGTTCACGGAGGCGGATGGATAGAAGGAAATAAAACCGTGCACGCCGACGATTATCTTGAAAATACTATCGTTAAACTTATGGCGAAGCAATATGCTGTGATCACTATCAATTATACTCTTCTGAATGACAGCACCCACTTTCCTCTCCCATTGGAAGATACCAAAGATGCAATACGATGGGTAAGAAAGAATGCTGAAAAATATAACTTCGACACCAGCAATATAGGTCTCTTCGGTGCATCAGCCGGAGCACACTTATCTCTAGTAGCCGCCTATACTCCAGATGATACATTCAAAGGAAGCCCTGATCTTTCATCTTATTCAGCAAAGTAA
- a CDS encoding prolyl oligopeptidase family serine peptidase: MDHYGPVDLNKLFHTRLGTIPVALVGMVSKKIVNLQQGLVKGISGYDLKKDQDRAIDYLKTISPSTYTKTGVPTLIVQGNKDKIVPLSQSKKLYRKLKRAKVDTSLIIIDNGVHSFSTTDKAALDKMVDQTVDFIVSQKK; encoded by the coding sequence GTGGATCATTACGGGCCTGTTGACCTCAACAAACTTTTCCATACCAGACTGGGAACCATTCCGGTGGCTTTGGTCGGAATGGTTTCAAAAAAGATTGTAAACTTACAGCAAGGGTTGGTAAAAGGAATCTCAGGGTATGATTTGAAAAAAGATCAGGACAGAGCTATTGATTATCTAAAAACCATCTCTCCATCAACGTATACTAAAACAGGTGTTCCAACTTTAATTGTTCAGGGAAACAAAGATAAAATTGTTCCGTTAAGTCAATCTAAAAAATTATACAGAAAGCTTAAGCGAGCAAAAGTAGATACCTCATTAATTATCATTGATAATGGAGTACATAGTTTTTCTACAACCGATAAAGCAGCCCTTGATAAAATGGTAGATCAAACAGTGGATTTTATCGTTTCTCAGAAAAAATAA
- the thiM gene encoding hydroxyethylthiazole kinase, with translation MEKNLWEQVLLVRQKSPLVHNIANYVVMNNTANALLAVGASPIMAHARSEIKEMINIAHSLVINIGTLDEYWAESMMMAAETADTLHKPWVLDPVGAGATSFRDQILHKLLQFHPTVIRGNASEIIALAKTNTTVTKGVDSTAESNDAVEAAQILVNQYNTIVCISGETDIILSKNQSIHIKNGHILMTKVTGLGCSATALIGAFIGVIEDKVSGTAAAMALLGIAGELAVLESKGPGSLQVNLIDKLYNITEEEFTSYLKIERS, from the coding sequence ATGGAAAAAAATCTTTGGGAACAAGTTTTACTTGTACGACAAAAGTCTCCTCTTGTTCATAATATAGCCAATTATGTAGTGATGAACAATACCGCCAATGCACTTTTGGCTGTAGGAGCTTCTCCGATTATGGCGCATGCACGCTCTGAAATCAAAGAAATGATCAATATTGCCCATTCATTGGTGATTAATATTGGTACTCTTGATGAATACTGGGCTGAATCTATGATGATGGCTGCTGAGACTGCAGATACTCTTCATAAACCATGGGTCTTGGATCCGGTAGGTGCAGGAGCCACTTCTTTTCGTGATCAAATATTACACAAACTTTTACAATTTCATCCAACCGTGATCAGAGGTAATGCGTCTGAGATTATTGCGTTGGCTAAAACCAATACAACAGTAACCAAAGGCGTAGACAGCACAGCAGAAAGCAATGACGCTGTTGAAGCTGCACAAATCCTGGTTAATCAATACAACACGATTGTATGTATTTCGGGGGAAACGGATATTATCCTAAGTAAAAATCAATCGATACACATCAAAAACGGGCATATTCTTATGACCAAAGTAACAGGTCTGGGATGTTCTGCTACAGCATTAATTGGTGCATTCATCGGAGTTATAGAAGACAAAGTATCCGGAACAGCTGCTGCTATGGCATTATTGGGGATCGCAGGTGAACTGGCTGTTCTTGAAAGTAAAGGCCCCGGCAGTCTTCAAGTCAACTTGATTGATAAGCTCTACAATATTACCGAAGAAGAATTTACAAGCTATTTAAAAATAGAAAGATCATGA
- the thiE gene encoding thiamine phosphate synthase produces the protein MSNITFPYSLYLVISEADCMGKNFLEVAEQAILGGVDIIQLREKKDSTEVFLQKALQLIEITNKYNIPLIINDNIIVTEKTNSAGIHVGNSDATPQDLRQRPLIGNKIIGYSIEHLTQLDNEQTSVADYLGISPVFKTKTKTDTITEWGLEGITQIRKLTKKPLVAIGNIHLDNAKAVINAGADCLAVVSAICSAADPQKAAYELKNEIVK, from the coding sequence ATGAGTAACATTACTTTCCCTTACTCATTATACCTGGTGATTTCTGAAGCAGATTGTATGGGGAAAAACTTTCTGGAAGTTGCAGAACAGGCCATATTAGGTGGTGTAGATATTATACAGCTTCGCGAAAAAAAAGACAGCACCGAAGTATTTCTTCAAAAAGCCCTACAACTTATTGAAATTACCAATAAATATAATATTCCGCTTATTATCAACGATAATATCATCGTTACCGAAAAAACCAATTCAGCAGGAATACATGTTGGCAATAGTGATGCAACACCTCAGGATCTTAGACAACGACCTCTAATCGGGAATAAAATAATTGGGTATTCTATAGAGCACCTGACCCAGCTTGACAATGAACAAACTTCAGTAGCTGACTACCTGGGAATAAGTCCTGTTTTTAAAACAAAAACCAAAACAGATACTATTACCGAATGGGGACTAGAAGGGATTACCCAAATCAGGAAACTTACGAAAAAGCCTTTGGTTGCAATAGGTAATATTCACCTGGACAATGCAAAAGCAGTCATCAATGCCGGAGCTGATTGTCTCGCAGTAGTTTCCGCAATATGTAGTGCTGCTGATCCTCAAAAAGCGGCTTATGAATTAAAAAATGAAATTGTAAAATGA
- the thiD gene encoding bifunctional hydroxymethylpyrimidine kinase/phosphomethylpyrimidine kinase: protein MKKYKYPSVLTIAGFDGSGGAGIQADIKTASALGCFSTSVLTALPVQNTQGVRKIYPIPVEAVADQIKAILDDIVPDAIKIGMVHTPQLVETIVSTLAEYPKIPIVFDPVMVATSGHRLIEEETITALTEILFPIADVITPNMDEAAILADMKVETLEDLYTAGTRIKKLGCKTILLKGGHQEASTITSLFYDENENFHSFETQKFNTNNTHGSGCTLSSAIAAYIAQGKTLYEAVSLGQLYIYQAIENGIDVQTGHGNGPLNHFFNPQKLIKNEMV, encoded by the coding sequence ATGAAAAAATACAAATACCCTTCAGTATTAACTATTGCAGGTTTCGATGGAAGCGGTGGTGCCGGTATTCAGGCAGATATTAAAACAGCCTCTGCTTTAGGTTGTTTTTCCACATCCGTATTAACAGCTTTACCTGTACAAAACACCCAGGGAGTACGAAAAATATATCCTATTCCTGTAGAAGCAGTTGCTGATCAGATCAAAGCGATTCTGGATGATATTGTTCCTGATGCTATTAAAATTGGAATGGTTCATACTCCTCAACTTGTAGAAACCATTGTTTCCACATTAGCGGAATATCCTAAAATACCTATTGTCTTTGATCCTGTAATGGTTGCTACCAGCGGACATCGTTTGATTGAAGAGGAAACTATTACAGCGCTCACAGAAATATTATTTCCCATTGCTGATGTTATTACTCCCAATATGGATGAAGCTGCAATCCTAGCAGATATGAAAGTCGAAACGCTGGAAGATTTATATACTGCCGGCACCAGAATCAAAAAACTGGGCTGTAAAACGATTCTTCTTAAAGGTGGCCATCAGGAAGCCTCAACCATCACTTCTCTATTTTATGATGAAAATGAGAATTTCCATTCTTTTGAAACACAGAAGTTTAACACCAATAACACCCATGGTTCAGGCTGCACCCTTTCCTCTGCTATTGCTGCCTACATTGCTCAGGGCAAAACCCTTTATGAAGCCGTTTCTCTTGGACAACTATATATCTATCAGGCTATAGAAAACGGAATAGATGTACAAACAGGCCATGGAAACGGTCCACTGAATCACTTTTTTAATCCTCAAAAACTTATCAAAAATGAAATGGTCTGA
- the tenA gene encoding thiaminase II codes for MKWSESTWNDIQECYQSILNMPFIKELSEGSLPQDKFRFYMAQDSLYLEHFGRTLSLIATKIPDLQDVLTFMRFAENTIVVENALHESYFKDFGLTDKGILQPACHHYIHFLRSTAALESVEIAVAAVLPCFWIYREVGNYIYEIQNTVNNPYEKWIATYAGEEFSAAVDQAIAICDKIAEKSTEETRKKMTEAFITASRMEYHFWEAAYDLKVWK; via the coding sequence ATGAAATGGTCTGAATCAACCTGGAATGATATACAAGAATGCTATCAATCTATTCTGAATATGCCTTTTATCAAAGAATTATCAGAAGGTAGTTTACCACAGGATAAATTCCGTTTTTATATGGCTCAGGATTCTTTATATCTGGAGCATTTTGGAAGAACTCTTTCTCTTATTGCAACAAAGATACCTGATCTTCAGGATGTACTTACCTTTATGCGTTTTGCAGAAAATACAATTGTTGTAGAAAATGCCCTTCACGAATCATACTTCAAAGACTTTGGGCTCACTGATAAGGGTATTTTACAACCAGCATGCCATCATTATATTCACTTTTTAAGAAGTACTGCAGCGCTGGAATCTGTAGAAATTGCGGTGGCGGCAGTTCTCCCTTGCTTCTGGATCTATCGTGAGGTAGGAAATTATATTTATGAGATTCAAAATACAGTAAACAATCCGTATGAAAAATGGATCGCCACCTATGCCGGAGAGGAATTTTCAGCAGCAGTGGATCAGGCAATTGCCATCTGTGATAAAATAGCCGAAAAAAGCACTGAAGAAACCCGAAAAAAAATGACAGAAGCCTTTATTACCGCATCCAGAATGGAATATCATTTCTGGGAAGCAGCCTATGATTTGAAAGTCTGGAAGTAG
- a CDS encoding TonB-dependent receptor plug domain-containing protein produces the protein MSNKKTIFSASVLFFLGVFTYGQEKDSTIKKDTVKTNNVEEVVILGSRAGARSKADSPVPVDVFNLKEASVVLPQSNIGQILNAIAPSFTSTVQTNSDGTDHLDPAQLRGLGPDQVLVLVNGKRRHTSALVNVNGTPGRGTVGTDLNAIPSFALNRIEVLRDGAAAQYGSDAIAGVMNLELKRDTGKLTGQISYGGNLTPAANDHTGNFDGQNIQLDLNYGQKIGTKGGFFNITWSSQFRNPTYRAGTENAPIYNAYNAIEQRALNDGVNLSSLFTDIGNTPNSQQIVNYIHQYAQGVSYFDQTLQNNIQAANTIGDLQKVLSDPTKFTTNYLNYITDQELAYRGQTRKDFNMQVGQSKLNNHQLFINAEVPVSENWKVYTFGGYSLRHGVSGGFYRRPRENRTFTGLYPNGYLPQIGTDIQDISLAAGIKGKWEGWNIDFSNTFGQNSFTYNIRNTGNTSLRFASPNEFDAGGLRFTQNTINLDFSKKYDVLEGLNVAFGGEHRFENFKMTAGEEASYTVYDVLGNPWNNTTKRPTDFFGQALPGGSQVFSGFKPENAVNKNRQSLAAYADVELNFTDWLLVDAAARYENYSDFGSTFNYKLASRIKVAPNFNVRFAGSTGFRAPSIHQIYYNVTSTLFTGGQLLEVGTYSNDSRLAGQLNIPKLKQETSKSASVGFTYKIPSVNLTFTADGYFTKIDNRIILTDQFLRKDVPTEAQIEFDKLNVNAAQFFTNAIDTETKGLDIVIAHNARFSGVKLDNSFAINLNQTRQVGEIHSAGLLKSPNLEKVYFSEKSRVYLEEAVPRVKASLSHTLTWKGATFYLRNTYFGKVTGADVLDANGDGIIGFDEHQTIGDKIITDISAAYQFTKNVGLTLGVNNLFDIYPTKNLPASSNNDQFIYSRSTSQFGQNGRYVFTRLNFNF, from the coding sequence ATGAGCAATAAAAAAACTATTTTTTCAGCATCCGTTCTTTTTTTTCTAGGAGTTTTTACTTACGGTCAGGAAAAAGACAGTACTATAAAAAAAGACACCGTTAAAACCAATAATGTAGAAGAAGTTGTTATTCTGGGTTCCAGAGCTGGGGCAAGATCAAAGGCCGACAGCCCGGTTCCTGTAGATGTATTTAATCTAAAGGAAGCTTCAGTAGTACTACCTCAATCTAATATAGGACAAATTCTAAATGCCATTGCCCCGTCTTTTACCTCTACAGTTCAGACGAACTCGGATGGAACTGACCACTTGGATCCTGCACAATTAAGAGGATTGGGACCAGATCAGGTACTGGTTTTGGTTAATGGAAAAAGAAGACATACTTCTGCTTTAGTCAATGTAAACGGAACACCGGGAAGAGGAACCGTAGGCACCGATTTGAATGCCATTCCTTCATTTGCCTTAAACAGAATAGAAGTTTTAAGAGATGGAGCTGCTGCACAATATGGATCTGATGCCATTGCCGGAGTAATGAACCTCGAACTGAAAAGAGATACCGGAAAACTGACTGGCCAGATCAGCTATGGTGGAAATTTAACACCTGCAGCCAATGACCATACCGGGAATTTTGACGGCCAGAATATTCAGTTAGACCTAAACTATGGTCAAAAAATAGGAACTAAAGGCGGTTTTTTCAATATTACCTGGTCTTCACAGTTCAGAAACCCAACCTACAGAGCGGGAACTGAAAATGCTCCTATTTATAACGCATATAATGCCATTGAGCAACGTGCTTTAAATGATGGAGTAAATCTTTCTTCTCTCTTTACAGATATTGGAAATACTCCCAATTCTCAGCAAATTGTAAACTATATTCACCAGTATGCTCAGGGGGTAAGTTACTTTGATCAAACTTTACAAAATAATATACAGGCTGCCAATACGATTGGTGATTTACAGAAAGTTTTGTCGGATCCTACTAAGTTTACAACCAATTATTTGAATTATATTACTGATCAGGAGCTTGCTTACAGAGGACAAACAAGAAAAGATTTCAATATGCAGGTAGGGCAGTCTAAGCTTAACAACCATCAGCTTTTCATTAATGCTGAGGTTCCTGTAAGTGAGAACTGGAAGGTATATACTTTTGGCGGATATAGTTTAAGACATGGTGTTTCCGGAGGATTCTACAGAAGACCAAGAGAAAACAGAACTTTTACAGGGTTGTATCCTAATGGTTACCTACCACAGATAGGAACTGATATTCAGGATATTTCCCTGGCTGCAGGAATCAAAGGAAAATGGGAGGGCTGGAATATTGATTTCAGTAATACTTTCGGGCAAAACTCCTTTACATACAATATCAGAAATACGGGAAACACTTCTTTAAGATTTGCTTCTCCGAATGAGTTTGATGCAGGAGGATTAAGGTTTACCCAAAATACCATCAATCTAGATTTTTCAAAAAAATATGATGTATTGGAAGGACTGAATGTGGCATTTGGTGGCGAACACCGTTTCGAAAACTTTAAAATGACAGCAGGGGAAGAAGCCTCTTATACAGTATATGATGTTTTGGGAAACCCTTGGAACAATACAACCAAAAGACCAACCGATTTCTTTGGACAGGCTCTTCCGGGAGGCTCACAAGTCTTCAGTGGATTTAAGCCTGAAAATGCAGTGAATAAGAACAGGCAGTCGCTAGCCGCTTATGCAGATGTAGAGCTTAACTTTACGGACTGGCTTTTGGTAGATGCAGCAGCTAGATATGAAAACTATTCTGATTTTGGATCTACATTTAACTATAAACTAGCTTCAAGAATTAAAGTAGCTCCTAATTTCAATGTGAGATTTGCAGGTTCTACAGGATTCAGAGCTCCATCTATTCACCAGATTTATTATAATGTAACGTCTACCTTATTTACTGGCGGGCAGCTTCTTGAAGTGGGAACATACAGCAATGATTCCCGATTGGCAGGACAATTAAATATTCCAAAGCTGAAACAGGAAACTTCAAAATCTGCAAGTGTAGGATTTACGTATAAAATTCCATCTGTTAACTTAACATTCACGGCCGACGGATATTTCACTAAAATTGATAACAGAATCATTCTGACCGATCAGTTCTTAAGAAAAGATGTTCCTACGGAAGCTCAAATAGAGTTTGATAAGCTAAATGTAAATGCGGCTCAGTTTTTCACCAATGCCATCGATACGGAAACAAAAGGTTTGGATATTGTGATTGCTCATAATGCTAGATTTTCAGGTGTAAAACTAGATAATAGTTTTGCCATCAACCTGAATCAAACGAGACAGGTAGGAGAAATTCACTCTGCAGGATTGTTAAAATCTCCGAATCTTGAAAAAGTATATTTCTCTGAAAAATCAAGAGTATATCTGGAAGAAGCGGTACCAAGAGTAAAAGCAAGTTTATCACATACTTTGACATGGAAGGGAGCTACTTTCTATCTTAGAAATACCTATTTCGGAAAAGTGACCGGCGCAGATGTTCTTGATGCGAACGGAGATGGAATCATTGGATTTGATGAGCACCAAACAATCGGTGATAAAATCATTACTGATATTTCAGCAGCCTATCAGTTTACAAAGAATGTAGGATTAACTTTAGGAGTAAACAACCTGTTTGATATTTATCCAACTAAAAATTTACCGGCATCAAGTAATAACGATCAATTTATTTACTCTCGTTCCACTTCACAGTTTGGACAAAACGGAAGGTATGTTTTCACAAGGCTTAATTTCAATTTTTAA